TCACAAACCGGACGTCATCCAGTCTTTGCCGAAGTCTTGGGTCCGACGGCTGAGGTTCATCTACTCTGCCGTCATGGCATGCAGGGTATGTGGACTCGGTGGGCACAACAATCGCACATGTCCGGGTGAACACCCCACGTGTCCGAACTGTGGTAAGCCGACAGCCAACATGAGCGACTACTCCGAGCGGCACGACAGCGACTACTGCTCTCCGTTTACCTCCTCCGATTGCTGGGGTGACGCGCGGTGACAGCGCTTGTCTGTACAGGGTGTGACGATCCCGTCGAGAACGCGACTGACTGGGACGACGAGTCTCAGATGTGCAGCGCTTGTTATGAAGTCAGCGGCGGCCCCACGTACTGCTGCGGCGTTATGTACGACGATGGCGAAGACACCTGCAGGAGTTGCGGCGACCCGCTTTAAGAGACCGTTGTGCTCCAACGTTGCGCCGCGGGCCTGCGACGCAACGCCCGCCATCCCCGATGGCCCCTCGCACTCCTCGGCCTCGGATGATCACAAACCGGACGCAACGCGACTACGCCGAGGCCCTGGCGCGGGGGGCACCGTGCTCAAAGGCCGTCCGGGCACGACTCGCCGAGATCAGGTCGCGGTTCTTGCGCTCGTGCCACCCAAGGGGCAGTCCGAGAGGACGAAGTGACGGTCCATAGATCGGCTGGCGTCAGCGGGTGGCTTCAGTGATCGCGGTGCGGTCGGCGAGACAGCCTCAAGCCCTGATCGCTCGTGTACGGTCTCAGCCGATCTCGCCTGCAGGCAGACTCCTGACCTGCGGCGACCAGATCGGTTGAGTCGCCTGACCCGGGCGCCCTGAGGCTTGTCCGGTAACTGATCTTCGAGTAGGTGTGTATGAGCGCAGCCGCCGTTCGGCGCGGGGGCCGCCGTCCGCGATCGTCACGATGTTGCAGACGGCCGCCTCGGCCCCGGATTCCTCCCATGCCTAGCAGCCATTGCGGTTGCCGGGGAGCGGTCGACCGATCACGACGACCTGTCGGCTGTCGGCTGTCGGCGTCGATGACGACTTGGTGGTTGGTCGAGTAGCTGCAGTTCTTGGAGTGTTCGGCCACCGTGTGGTCGCGGGTGGGCACCAGCAGCCAGCCCATCCACTCCAGAATGAGCACGGTGTCATTGCGGAACCGCTTCCGGGGCTGGAGCGCGAGCAGGGGCCCGAGGTGGTGATGGTGCGGTCAGCGGCGGATTTTGAGATGCCGAGCAGCGCGGCACTCTGGCGCGTCGTCAGGAACGTGCGCCAATTCGCCGTGACCAGCGATACCCGGCCCTCCAGCGGCAGGCTCCATGGTCAGCCCCGCTCGAAGGTGCATCAGTTGTAGGCACGGGCGCCTACCATCGCATCATGGTGATCACACTCTTTGATGCTCTGCGTATGGCTCACGGCGGACCCCAGCTGACATCGCTGGGCAGTTGTTCATCCCGCAGGCGGAGTTGAACGATTTCGTGTTCGGGCTCGTCCCCGTCGGAATCGATGGGGGAGGTCAGAGCTCTCCACCATCCAGGCCCGGTCTCCGCCTGGTTCGTAGCTGAACCACTAGCACTGCCGCACGATCGTACTTGCCCGCGACTCCCTGTCCCGTTTGAAAGCAGTGGATACGTGAAAGTCCTTGGCATCGCCATTGCCGCCGGCGCCATCCAGTACGGCGCCCTCCGTTCCGATCCGGCTACCTCCCCGATCCCCGGCGCCCCTGAGCGTCTGGGCAAGGCGGACGGGCTGACGGGGACTGATCTCATCGCGGACACCTACCGTCGCATCAAGCAGGACATCCACGGTCTTTCGCCCGACCTGGTGATTTTGGTGGCCACCCGCAAGAACGGGCAGTGGGCTTACCGGCAGGCCGCCGACCGTGCGTCCCTGGAAGCACTAGTCCAGCTTGCCTGTCACGAGGAAGGCATCCGCTGCGAGGAGTGGAAGACCGAGAAGATCGGCAAACTCATCGGCGCGCCGGCCACCGCGATTGACAGCGTCGACTTGGCGCAATTGGGTCTCTCAGCCCGGCCCAGGTACTGGGCCGGGCGCGGCGATGCCTTCGCCGCGGCCCTCGCCGCGCTGAACGAGACAAACGGTCAGGCCGATCAGTAGCCCCGGCGTCACCCCGATCAACGGAGAGCAGAGTGGTGACCGAGCAGAAGCGACGCCTGGTCCTGGACTACGAGTCCCTGCACAGCATGCCGCTGGGCGTCCATGAAGTGCACGTGTGGTGGGACCAGAACCTCGGGACCTGGCTTGTCGGCAAATGTGTCGACCTTGCCGAGTACCACGACGACGCGGATCTGATCGAGCCTCAGCTCATGGAGAGGATCAAGCATCGCAATATCGTGCCCGTGCGGGCCGTCGCAGGGGTTCCCGGCTACCCGCAACCGATGCGCGTGGTCGAGATCCTCATGCCGTACTACGAGGTGGGAAGCATCACCGACGCCTTGGAGGCCGGCCAGACGTTCACGCCTACAAAATCCCTCCAAATTGTCCAGGCAGCGCTCCAGGGGCTGCGCGAGATGCACGAGCACCACAGGATCCTGCACCGCGACATTAAGAGCCCCAACCTGTTCCTCACGGGCGATGCCGACCTCGTCAAGATCGGCGACCTGGGTGTCGCAGGCCGGATGGATGCTTATGGATCCACGCCGCCCATTCCAGTGGCGCATCCGTACTCACCACCAGAGATCATGATCGGACCGCGCATCACCGCAGCGTCGGACCTTTACTCCCTTGGCCTGGTCCTTGTCGAACTACTGGCAGGGAAGTTCGACTACGCCTCCTACAGCCGCACCGACGTCGTCGACGCGCTTCAGCAGGGCCTCCCGCCGCTGCGTGCCGAGGACCGCAAACTGCCCGCATGGGTCTGCCGACGACTCCGTCAGCTGGTAGTAAAGGCCACCCACCCAGACCCTGCGCGGCGCTTTACGACCGCTCGCGACATGAGTACGGCCCTGGCCGCGATCAAGATCGCCGATTGGCAGCAAACCGAGCCCGGCACCTGGCAGGCCCGCCATTTGTGGAAGGACGAGACCTGGCGAGTCACGACGGCTTCCGCCGATGGCGGGATCGAGCTGACCCTCCTGCGTCGCAAGCAGGCGTCGTGGCGGCGCGTAGGCGCATCGACGGTGGCCGGCACACTGCAGGACGGAAAGGCGCTGGCCTACTTTGAGGAAGCCAACAGGCGAGCAGTGAGCTGAACGACTGCCTGTGTCACTACTTCGTTGGTCGAACAGTTGATCGGTGCCACGCACCTGGACTCCTGGACAGCCTCCGGAGTCACCGTAAATCGCGCCAGGCGCCCGATTCCTGCCGGTTCTAGAGCACCGCTGCGAGCGAGCCGCCAGACCTCGCCGCGAACCCGGCGGGCGTCAACGCCTCCGTCGGCGATCATCGGGGCCAGAAGCGGGCGCCACTCTTCGTGGCCGGCTCCGACTGAGCAGGCCCAAAGCTGCTCAACAAGTACCTCCGCAGCCCAGGCGTGCCGCGGCAACGAACGTTCAGGCAAGCGGGCGATGCACTGAGCCAACAATGCGCCCTGTGGGCTCATTGCCTCCATGTCACCTCCCGGATCAGACGCTCGCTCAAAAGCCCACTGTGCCGCCAGCGTGCCTGACCGCGAGGCGCCATGCAAGGGCGCGCGAGCCGGTACTCGCACCTGTGTTCGGTTTTGTGAATGGTGTGCGTTGCTACCAGCGCAAGCCAGCCCTGCTGTCTGTGCCATCGAACTGTGACCGATTGCCATCGAAGCTTGACGGACGGCAGTTCGTGCCATTGAAGATTGACCTCGCACGTCAGCGTCCTGAGCGCGACAGGTGTCAGTTCCGATCCCGCTCCACTCGGCAGTGCTCGATTGGCCTGATCGGGGGCGGTCGCTCTGCGGTGGCTTACTCGTCCAGGCGTGTAATGAGGTTCATGGGGCCCGCGAGGTAGATGCCTTCGTAGCCCAGCGTGCGGGCCCACGGACCGTACTCGGTACGAAAGGCCTCGGTCACCGCCGGAAGAGCAGAGCTGATGCTGTCGGTGGCGTCCAGCACTAGGTGGATTCCCTGCTTTGGGTGATGCCTCTTGCTCTTGATCGCGTCCTGGAGCGCCGCCGCAAGATCCCCCACGGACGTGTCCGGATGTGTGGCGCTACCGGTCTGTGCAAGCTGCTTCCAGGTCTCCGTGCGGTCGGCCGTCGTGACTTGGATCAGCAACTTGTCCGCGCCAGCCTCGCTGTCGGCGGTGCAGTCCACTCCCTCTTCATCCCTACCTTCAGGGGCCATCTCTGCTGGCTTCCATTGAGCGCCCTGGGAATTGAGGTGGTTAATCAGAACCTGGCTTGCCCGCCGCTCGCGGTCGGCCTTGGCTGGGTTTGGTCCGGCCGTATAGGCGCTGACCACGTCGCTTTCGATGTCGACACCGGCGTCTCGGTCGTCGGCGCCGCGTCCTGTCCGAAGGCCTGTGACGTCTCCAGTGGAGGTCTTCATGGTGAGAAGGTGAGATTCGGTACCACGGCCTTCGTCTGCAGAGGAAACGAACCGCGCCTCCGGGGGCTCCTCTTCCTCGCTCTTGGCCATCGCGCACCTCCCCGCCCAGTCTCGCGCTCATCCGCCGGTTCCGCTCACGGTCCCGGGCAGCAGCTAGCTGTATGTCGGCCACTGTCAGGTCTATCGACGAGGACGTGACCACCCGTCTGGGGCGAGCGTAGAGCCGGACCGACTCTGCCGGGGCTCCAGACACAGCCGGTGCCCGTCGAACTTCGGTTCGTACCACCAGGTCCTGGTCTCACTGTGCGGAAGACGTCGGACGGAATGGGCGAGCGGGAGCGGGGACAGGGAGCTCCGTACCGCCACCCTCAACGCGGCACCGTACGGGCGCGTGCCCGGCTCGGCCGGACGGGAGCGGCGGCCAGCGGCGATGGGCTGACCAGCCCGGAGGCGCCGGCATGGGCCCTGGGCCACCGCATGTTGATCTACTGCCACTGCGCTTTGACCGGCGACCGTTGGAGCGCGAAGATCGATCGCGCTGACCAAGGGTCGGCACCAGTGCCGGACAAATCGCCTACCTCCCCGAGTGCGCCCTGTATCATCCCGATCGCAGTACGTAAGAAGAATGGTCCGGGGAGGGATCTGCTTGTGGCCATCTACGACGACCACCTGATCGATCCCCGCCTAGAGGAGATCTCTTTGCGGGTGTCGCGTCAGCACCTCCGGTACTGCTTCGAGAAGGGCATCGTGCCCCACATCGAGGACTCCACGCGCGTCATGCAAGCCGCGTACGACGCGATGACGCGCTCCGGCAATCCGCTCGACGCTCCCGGCGAGCGTCTGTACCTGCTCTCCTTCGAGGGCTTGCAGTCCTACGTCAAGGTCGGCCGCGTTGAGAAGCGCATCTTCCCTGATCGGCTCAAGGAGTACGAGCATGAAGCCGAGCTGAACATGGTCGTCATCTTCGACGGCTGGGTGTCCAAGGCGTGGCCGTCCACGCGGCTGTGGGAGACCCGCGCCCGGGATGCCATCGCAGCCGTGCCCGGCGTGCAACGGATCCACAAGGAGTACTTCTCTGGGATCACCTTCGAGGACGCCCTGGCGATAGTGCAGAGCGAGCGCACTGCGTAGGTCCGTGCTCCCCTGCCGCGCCCGACCAAACCACGTTGGCGTGTAGTCAGGGTTCGGTGACACAGGTGAGTTGTTCTTGTGATCATTTGGGCCCCGGAACCACTGGCCTGGCTGCTGTCACCTGGTGGGGCGAATGGCCCTAGGCCAAGGGTCGACACCCGCGTGAGTGGGGAAGGGAACGTCCGAGCAGAAGGCGAGGAAGGCTCGAAATCGATGGTGTGGGGGTAGGAGGGGTGGTCCGGAGGGGGTGTCCGGCGTCGGTACCCTGGAGCGCATGTCTACTGCTCCGGTTCGCGTTCGTTTCGCCCCGTCCCCGACCGGCATGTTCCATGTCGGTGGTGCACGGTCCGCTCTCTACAACTGGGCTGTGGCGCGACAGTCCGGCGGCACGTTCGTCCTGCGGATCGAGGACACCGACGCGGCCCGGAACCAGCCGGAGTGGATTGACGGGATCATCAACGCGCTCGCGGCGATCGGCATCCACGGTGAGGACGCGGCCTTCGAGGGGCCGTACTTCCAGTCGCACAACGCCGACCGGCACCGCGAGGCGGGTCTGCAGCTGTTCGCGGCCGGGCGGGCGTACTACTGCGACTGCACCCGGGAGCAGCTGAAGGAGCGCACGGGCTCGGATCACCTCGGGTACGACGGCTTCTGCCGCGACCGGGGGCTGGCCTTCGAGGAGGGCCGGGCGCTGCGGTTCCGGACGCCGGACGAGGGCGAGACCGTCGTGGTCGACCTGATCCGCGGAGAGCCGGCGTTCCCGAACAGCGCGATCGAGGACTTCGTGATCGCTCGCGGTGACGGATCCCCCGTCTTCCTGATCGCCAACGTCGTCGACGACCTGGACGAGGGCATCACGCAGGTCATCCGTGGCGAGGAGCACCTGTCGAACACGCCGAAGCAGCAGCTGCTGTGGGAGGCGCTCGGCGCGAAGCCGCCGGTGTGGGCGCACCTGCCGGTGATCGTGAACGAGAAGCGACAGAAGCTCTCGAAGCGCCGCGACAAGGTCGCGCTGGAGGACTACCTCGCCGAGGGCTTCCTGCCCGAGGCGATGGTGAACTACCTCATGCTCCTGGGCTGGGGCCCCGGCGACGACCGGGAGATCATGCCGCACGAGGAGCTGGAGCAGCTCTTCCGGATCGAGGACGTCAACACCGCGCCGGCCTTCTTCGACGTGAAGAAGCTGACGGCGTTCAACGGCGACTACATCCGCGCGCTGTCCCCGGAGCAGTTCGCCGCCGCCT
The DNA window shown above is from Streptomyces vietnamensis and carries:
- the gltX gene encoding glutamate--tRNA ligase yields the protein MFHVGGARSALYNWAVARQSGGTFVLRIEDTDAARNQPEWIDGIINALAAIGIHGEDAAFEGPYFQSHNADRHREAGLQLFAAGRAYYCDCTREQLKERTGSDHLGYDGFCRDRGLAFEEGRALRFRTPDEGETVVVDLIRGEPAFPNSAIEDFVIARGDGSPVFLIANVVDDLDEGITQVIRGEEHLSNTPKQQLLWEALGAKPPVWAHLPVIVNEKRQKLSKRRDKVALEDYLAEGFLPEAMVNYLMLLGWGPGDDREIMPHEELEQLFRIEDVNTAPAFFDVKKLTAFNGDYIRALSPEQFAAACAPWLVAPYAPWAPEAFDKDLFEVAAPLAQTRLALLSEITSYVDFLFLDEPVEDEASWNKAMKAGAGDILSDARAELATVADWKADDLKAVLLAVGEKHGLKLGKAQAPIRVAVTGRTIGLPLFESMELLGRDRVLARLDAAAKKLAAAQA
- a CDS encoding protein kinase domain-containing protein, which produces MTEQKRRLVLDYESLHSMPLGVHEVHVWWDQNLGTWLVGKCVDLAEYHDDADLIEPQLMERIKHRNIVPVRAVAGVPGYPQPMRVVEILMPYYEVGSITDALEAGQTFTPTKSLQIVQAALQGLREMHEHHRILHRDIKSPNLFLTGDADLVKIGDLGVAGRMDAYGSTPPIPVAHPYSPPEIMIGPRITAASDLYSLGLVLVELLAGKFDYASYSRTDVVDALQQGLPPLRAEDRKLPAWVCRRLRQLVVKATHPDPARRFTTARDMSTALAAIKIADWQQTEPGTWQARHLWKDETWRVTTASADGGIELTLLRRKQASWRRVGASTVAGTLQDGKALAYFEEANRRAVS